Proteins encoded in a region of the Leifsonia sp. PS1209 genome:
- a CDS encoding aldo/keto reductase, which translates to MPAIGVGTFGSDHYQPGEVAAAVGEAIRAGYRLIDCASVYGNEAQVGTVLQGAIAGGVPREEFFVMSKVWNDAHEPDAAIASVRRSLRDLRLDVLDAVFVHWPFPNHHAPFADAADRDPDARPYIHEEYMALWHALEGLVDEGVVRHLGTSNVTIPKLTAILADARIAPALNEMELHPCFQQPELFRFCLDHGIQPVGYSPLGSPSRPERDRVVSDVSDMEHPVVLSIARAHGVHPASICLKWAVQRGQIPIPFSVKESQLASNLRAVVEDPLTPAELEELRSAEQNSRLIKGQVFLWRGAGSWLDLWDVDGTIPGWDGYAADRATAGVSA; encoded by the coding sequence ATGCCCGCGATCGGAGTGGGGACCTTCGGGTCCGACCACTACCAGCCGGGGGAGGTGGCCGCCGCGGTCGGAGAAGCGATCCGGGCCGGCTACCGCCTCATCGACTGTGCCTCGGTGTACGGCAACGAGGCGCAGGTCGGTACCGTCCTTCAGGGGGCGATCGCCGGCGGTGTGCCCCGCGAGGAGTTCTTCGTCATGTCGAAGGTGTGGAACGATGCGCATGAGCCCGACGCGGCGATCGCCTCGGTCCGTCGGTCACTACGCGACCTCCGACTCGACGTGCTCGACGCGGTGTTCGTGCACTGGCCGTTCCCGAACCACCACGCGCCGTTCGCCGACGCGGCCGACCGTGACCCGGACGCGCGCCCCTACATCCACGAGGAGTACATGGCGCTCTGGCACGCCCTGGAGGGGCTCGTCGACGAGGGAGTCGTGCGACACCTCGGGACCTCGAACGTCACCATCCCGAAGCTCACAGCGATCCTCGCCGACGCGCGGATCGCACCGGCCTTGAACGAGATGGAGCTGCACCCCTGCTTTCAGCAGCCCGAGCTCTTCCGGTTCTGCCTCGATCATGGGATCCAGCCCGTGGGCTACTCACCCCTGGGCTCGCCGTCGCGTCCAGAACGTGACCGCGTCGTCTCGGACGTCTCGGACATGGAGCATCCCGTCGTGCTCTCGATCGCCAGAGCGCACGGCGTGCATCCGGCGTCGATCTGCCTGAAATGGGCGGTGCAACGCGGCCAGATCCCGATCCCGTTCTCGGTGAAGGAGTCGCAGCTGGCTTCCAACCTGCGGGCGGTGGTCGAGGATCCCCTGACTCCCGCCGAACTCGAGGAGCTGCGATCGGCGGAACAGAACAGCCGCCTCATCAAGGGCCAGGTATTCCTGTGGCGCGGGGCTGGCAGCTGGCTCGACCTGTGGGATGTCGACGGCACGATCCCCGGCTGGGACGGCTACGCGGCAGACCGCGCGACAGCGGGGGTGTCCGCATGA
- a CDS encoding Gfo/Idh/MocA family oxidoreductase, which produces MRVAVIGAGQMANLVHYPSLTSLPDVEIAGICDLSPERLRETGERWGITALFADWSAMLDETRPDAVYVIGPPEIMFGIWCECLVRGLDLFVEKPLGLTVHQARTLARLADENGCVTQVGFQRRASPLLARMVGRVRERGEVVHAVCRFYKNDPTPMVSARDRMMDDGVHVIDTLRHLCGGEVIAVSDVTRRVIVDDINFIAATLEFDTGAVGVMITNWTSGRRTFGVEIHGQGIVAEGDLEVGGTVWDADGREELDAADSAGSSDLHVRGGFRAKSAEFIEAVRTRRLPSSHFGDALKTMTVAETILAHDLLKETERTKRLVVDGNS; this is translated from the coding sequence GTGCGCGTCGCCGTCATCGGCGCCGGACAGATGGCGAACCTCGTCCACTACCCGTCGTTGACGTCGCTTCCGGATGTGGAGATCGCGGGCATCTGCGATCTCTCGCCGGAACGGCTCCGGGAGACCGGCGAACGATGGGGTATCACTGCTCTATTCGCCGATTGGTCGGCGATGCTCGACGAGACGCGTCCGGACGCCGTCTACGTGATCGGGCCGCCCGAGATCATGTTCGGCATCTGGTGCGAGTGCCTCGTGCGCGGCCTCGATCTCTTCGTCGAGAAACCGCTCGGCCTGACTGTTCATCAGGCGCGCACGCTCGCACGCCTCGCCGACGAGAACGGCTGCGTCACGCAGGTGGGCTTCCAGCGGCGTGCGTCCCCCCTGCTGGCGCGCATGGTCGGCCGGGTGCGCGAGCGCGGCGAGGTGGTCCATGCGGTGTGCCGGTTCTACAAGAACGATCCGACCCCGATGGTGTCGGCGCGCGACCGGATGATGGACGACGGCGTCCACGTGATCGACACCCTCCGGCACCTCTGCGGCGGCGAGGTCATCGCCGTCTCGGATGTGACGCGCCGCGTGATCGTCGACGACATCAACTTCATTGCGGCGACGCTCGAGTTCGACACGGGCGCGGTCGGGGTCATGATCACGAACTGGACGAGCGGCCGGAGGACGTTCGGCGTGGAAATCCACGGGCAGGGGATCGTGGCGGAAGGCGATCTCGAGGTCGGCGGCACCGTCTGGGACGCCGACGGGCGCGAGGAGTTGGATGCCGCCGACTCGGCGGGTTCCTCGGACCTCCACGTGCGCGGAGGCTTTCGGGCCAAGAGCGCCGAGTTCATCGAGGCGGTGCGCACGCGTCGTCTGCCGTCGTCGCATTTCGGCGATGCGCTGAAAACGATGACCGTCGCAGAGACCATCCTCGCGCACGATCTGCTGAAGGAGACGGAGCGCACGAAACGTTTAGTGGTGGACGGAAACTCTTGA
- a CDS encoding sugar ABC transporter permease, with protein sequence MLPGLIGLAVFIVIPQVASLILGFSDSTLLGGTQFTGAENYLRLLRDPQFLNSVMVTAIFVLIYVPANIAISMAMALWLKTRIAGRNWLRVIFLIPALSPMVANAAVFRLLFQKDGAVNQALTGIGLAPIPWLSDGNWALTVVIGVSLWQSFGYNMIVLGAGIDSISPDVVAASRIDGAGRFRRFFSITLPLVSPALFFTTVLTVIGAWQTFAQAYVITGGGPGNSTMTIMLYLYQTAFTNNQLGYASAIATVLFVIIAIFTLFQLWGQRKWVHYD encoded by the coding sequence GTGCTCCCCGGACTCATCGGGCTGGCGGTGTTCATCGTCATCCCGCAGGTCGCTTCGCTGATCTTGGGATTCTCCGACTCGACCCTGCTGGGAGGCACCCAGTTCACCGGGGCCGAGAACTACCTCCGGCTGCTGCGCGACCCGCAGTTCCTCAACAGCGTCATGGTGACAGCGATCTTCGTGCTCATCTATGTCCCGGCGAACATCGCGATCTCGATGGCGATGGCGCTCTGGCTGAAGACGCGCATTGCCGGCCGCAATTGGCTCCGCGTGATCTTCCTGATCCCGGCGCTGTCGCCGATGGTGGCGAACGCCGCGGTCTTCCGTCTGCTGTTTCAGAAGGATGGAGCCGTCAACCAGGCGTTGACGGGCATCGGGCTTGCTCCGATCCCCTGGCTCAGCGACGGGAATTGGGCTCTGACCGTCGTGATCGGCGTCTCGCTCTGGCAGTCGTTCGGGTACAACATGATCGTGCTCGGTGCCGGCATCGACTCGATCAGCCCCGATGTCGTCGCGGCGTCGCGGATCGACGGGGCCGGCCGGTTCCGACGCTTCTTCTCGATCACGCTGCCGCTGGTCAGCCCGGCCCTGTTCTTCACCACGGTGCTGACCGTGATCGGCGCTTGGCAGACCTTCGCTCAGGCCTATGTGATCACGGGCGGCGGCCCCGGCAACAGCACGATGACGATCATGCTGTACCTCTATCAGACCGCCTTCACGAACAACCAGCTCGGTTACGCGTCGGCTATCGCCACCGTGCTGTTCGTGATCATCGCGATCTTCACGCTGTTCCAACTCTGGGGACAGAGGAAGTGGGTCCACTATGACTGA
- a CDS encoding LacI family DNA-binding transcriptional regulator — translation MAQAAGVSPSTVSNLLNARDHLMQPETRRRVLEAMESLSYRPSRVARQLRGAPNPTLGLIVPSVANPFWGSWAAHLEAAFHAQGRQIYLCNSERDPERERAYVEQLWADGIEHIVLSTSLPSLEHLRPAMDAGVQIIAFDREHQATDPPELLNVSIDNEAGAWMATQHLIERGHRRIAFVSGAMRTISRQRRFAGYCRALAENGIPFDDALVPRSSDFGDADSGPLASKAVNALLALDDQPTALVAVNDMFALSASAAIRDAGREIAEFAVAGFDDIPVGSLISPALTTVQQPLREMAEAVLRLTAGGADAGEPSPSLVFPPTLVVRASTERRIA, via the coding sequence GTGGCTCAGGCCGCCGGAGTCTCGCCCTCGACCGTTTCGAACCTGCTCAACGCGCGCGACCATCTCATGCAGCCCGAGACACGCCGCCGCGTGCTCGAAGCCATGGAGTCGCTCTCCTACCGGCCGAGCCGGGTGGCCAGGCAATTGCGTGGCGCGCCGAACCCCACGCTCGGCCTGATCGTCCCCTCGGTGGCCAACCCGTTCTGGGGATCGTGGGCTGCCCACCTCGAGGCGGCGTTCCACGCGCAAGGGCGGCAGATCTACCTCTGCAACAGCGAACGCGATCCTGAGCGCGAACGCGCGTACGTCGAGCAACTCTGGGCTGACGGCATCGAGCACATCGTGCTCTCCACCTCCCTCCCGTCGCTCGAGCACCTGCGGCCCGCCATGGACGCCGGCGTGCAGATCATCGCGTTCGACCGTGAGCATCAGGCAACGGACCCGCCGGAGCTGCTGAACGTCAGCATCGACAACGAAGCGGGCGCGTGGATGGCCACGCAGCACCTCATCGAGCGAGGCCACAGGCGCATCGCATTCGTGTCCGGCGCGATGCGCACCATCAGCAGACAGCGTCGCTTCGCCGGCTACTGCCGAGCGCTCGCCGAGAACGGCATACCGTTCGACGACGCACTCGTCCCGCGCTCGTCCGACTTCGGCGATGCGGACAGCGGCCCACTTGCCAGCAAGGCGGTGAACGCGCTGCTGGCACTCGACGACCAGCCCACCGCCCTGGTCGCCGTCAACGACATGTTTGCCCTCAGCGCATCGGCCGCGATCCGGGATGCGGGCCGCGAGATCGCCGAATTCGCCGTCGCCGGGTTCGACGACATCCCGGTCGGAAGCCTCATCTCGCCCGCTCTGACCACCGTCCAGCAGCCGCTGCGCGAGATGGCGGAGGCGGTCCTCCGACTCACGGCGGGCGGTGCCGACGCCGGTGAGCCCAGCCCCTCGCTCGTGTTCCCGCCGACCCTCGTGGTGCGGGCCTCGACGGAACGGAGAATCGCGTGA
- a CDS encoding carbohydrate ABC transporter permease, whose amino-acid sequence MTEHQLPASSSRWRRRGRTIGFAANTTVAWLFAIVFSFPLIWTFFTALKPANEVFAAQITFIGSKVLWSNFVDAWTEVDFGRLLLNSLVVAAISTVLTLIVATLTAFAFARLKFPGRSAVFLLFVITLTLPSEVAVVPLFLGFDQAGLADTWVALILPGLFGAFGAFLLRQFMLQIPAELEEAARLDGATTWRILISVIVPLVRPALSVLSIFAFLGSWNSFLWPLIILNSSDKWTIPIGIAGFTTQTGTQWQLLMAACVMTIAPVVVVVAFAQRQLVAAIGAGAFGGR is encoded by the coding sequence ATGACTGAGCACCAGTTACCGGCCTCGAGCTCTCGCTGGCGACGCCGGGGACGGACCATCGGGTTCGCCGCCAACACGACTGTGGCGTGGCTGTTCGCGATCGTGTTCTCGTTCCCGCTGATCTGGACATTCTTCACCGCGCTGAAGCCGGCGAACGAGGTGTTCGCGGCGCAGATCACCTTCATCGGATCGAAGGTCCTCTGGTCCAATTTCGTGGATGCGTGGACCGAGGTCGACTTCGGACGCCTGCTCCTGAACAGCCTGGTCGTGGCCGCCATCTCAACGGTGCTGACGCTGATCGTGGCCACCCTCACCGCGTTCGCGTTCGCGCGGCTGAAGTTCCCGGGTCGAAGCGCCGTCTTCCTGCTGTTCGTCATCACGCTGACCCTGCCGAGCGAGGTCGCCGTCGTTCCCCTGTTCCTCGGTTTCGACCAGGCGGGGCTAGCGGACACGTGGGTGGCTCTGATCCTGCCCGGACTGTTCGGCGCCTTCGGAGCGTTTCTGCTCCGGCAGTTCATGCTCCAGATTCCGGCAGAGCTGGAGGAGGCCGCTCGGCTCGACGGGGCAACGACCTGGCGCATCCTCATCAGCGTCATCGTCCCGCTGGTCCGGCCGGCCCTGTCGGTGCTTTCGATCTTCGCGTTCCTGGGCAGCTGGAACAGCTTCCTGTGGCCGCTGATCATCCTCAACAGCTCCGACAAGTGGACGATCCCCATCGGGATCGCCGGGTTCACCACCCAGACCGGAACGCAATGGCAGCTGCTGATGGCGGCGTGCGTGATGACAATCGCTCCTGTGGTGGTCGTGGTCGCGTTCGCCCAGAGACAACTGGTGGCCGCGATCGGCGCGGGCGCCTTCGGCGGCCGTTGA
- a CDS encoding zinc-binding dehydrogenase has translation MRAFVMDGPGRGSVVEVPDPRIGDYDAEVEMLWCGVCSSTDRMLRAGTFRGGVSYPSILGHESVGRVTAIGSGVRHLAIGDIVTRPAAYGTESAPIAMYWGGFAERGVVRDVRAEAADRGVTAGAAPWVRLPPETDPVSAALAISLSETFSVACREDVLGARVVVTGTGVAGLSLMRYAALLGAAQVIGVGRRPERLEQAKRAGATETLLAADAADELRRRHDADIVFEASGQASMVDLEYGWLRPGGRLVIYSAPEGTAELDLMAAPRDVTLRVASTHETAVLPNIVQLVQSGYLAVDTYVTHRVDLPDISDAFDAIARGEVVKALVRLQ, from the coding sequence ATGCGAGCCTTCGTGATGGACGGACCCGGCCGCGGCTCGGTCGTCGAGGTGCCCGATCCGCGGATCGGCGACTACGACGCCGAGGTCGAGATGCTCTGGTGCGGAGTGTGTTCGAGCACTGACAGGATGCTGCGCGCCGGCACCTTCCGTGGAGGTGTCTCCTATCCGAGCATCCTGGGCCACGAGTCGGTGGGCCGCGTGACGGCGATCGGCTCCGGGGTACGCCATCTCGCGATCGGCGACATCGTCACGCGGCCGGCCGCCTACGGGACGGAGTCAGCGCCTATCGCGATGTACTGGGGCGGATTCGCGGAGCGCGGCGTCGTCCGGGATGTCCGTGCGGAGGCAGCGGATCGGGGGGTCACTGCGGGCGCGGCGCCCTGGGTGCGGCTCCCGCCCGAGACCGACCCGGTGTCGGCGGCACTCGCGATCAGCCTCAGCGAGACGTTCAGCGTCGCCTGCCGGGAAGATGTGCTGGGGGCGAGGGTCGTCGTCACCGGCACCGGCGTCGCAGGTCTTTCGCTCATGCGGTACGCCGCATTGCTCGGCGCGGCCCAGGTCATCGGCGTCGGGCGCCGGCCCGAGCGGCTCGAGCAAGCGAAACGTGCCGGGGCGACGGAGACTCTGCTCGCCGCCGACGCCGCTGATGAGCTCCGTCGGCGCCATGACGCCGACATCGTCTTCGAAGCCTCCGGCCAGGCGTCGATGGTCGATCTCGAATACGGCTGGCTACGCCCGGGTGGTCGGCTCGTCATCTACAGCGCGCCGGAGGGCACCGCAGAGCTGGACCTCATGGCGGCGCCGCGCGACGTGACCCTCCGCGTCGCATCCACCCATGAGACCGCTGTGCTGCCGAACATCGTGCAGCTCGTGCAGTCGGGCTACCTCGCCGTCGACACTTACGTCACGCACCGCGTCGACCTCCCGGACATCTCTGACGCCTTCGACGCGATCGCGCGCGGTGAGGTCGTCAAGGCGTTAGTGCGGCTCCAGTGA
- a CDS encoding sugar ABC transporter substrate-binding protein: protein MSRLKNTRRRGRVGVFVAVAGVLALGLSACSGGGGATSGLDGGTLKMYTWIGGKADKQQWSDYIAGGKHADPKMAVSFSGPPIGDYYTKLPTVMKSSSAPCLVTFQNGRVNQYVQGLEPLDDLAKKNKLDLSAYSSAMLEQLSVDGKLYSIPFNAGPTVVLYNKKMFKEAGVADPSNSWTTDDFIAAAKATTRNGVYGFAIPQGSNPISTLMAADGHPWADENGPKFTDPNFRDALQLLVDLSNKYKVAKPLEAAAGGTFPDIDAFNTGQSAMEMQGLWDLQHAQQSLGKDNVGIAVIPSKSGTSKGFIGGSGFGITKTCGDKQKAFKAIEAMTSKSGLEFVTKSQASVPARIDALDAWSTNVGSPEFTTVIKQMTGDATPSPVPSNQAQIDTLLTQYEVNAFSGKSTVTEVLQQVKAGLGQ from the coding sequence ATGTCACGGTTGAAAAACACGAGGAGACGGGGACGCGTCGGCGTCTTCGTCGCGGTCGCGGGCGTGCTCGCCCTCGGTCTCTCTGCATGCTCGGGGGGCGGAGGCGCGACCTCGGGCCTCGACGGCGGCACGCTCAAGATGTACACGTGGATCGGCGGCAAGGCCGACAAGCAGCAGTGGAGCGATTACATCGCCGGAGGAAAGCACGCCGATCCGAAGATGGCGGTGAGCTTCTCCGGTCCGCCGATCGGCGACTACTACACGAAGCTCCCCACGGTGATGAAGAGCAGCAGCGCACCGTGCCTGGTGACGTTCCAGAACGGCCGGGTGAACCAGTACGTGCAGGGGCTGGAGCCTCTGGACGACCTCGCGAAGAAGAACAAGCTCGACCTGTCGGCGTACAGTTCGGCGATGCTGGAGCAGCTCAGCGTCGACGGAAAGCTCTACTCCATCCCGTTCAACGCCGGGCCCACGGTCGTCCTCTACAACAAGAAGATGTTCAAGGAAGCCGGCGTGGCCGACCCCAGCAACAGCTGGACGACCGACGACTTCATCGCGGCAGCGAAGGCGACCACGAGGAACGGTGTGTACGGCTTCGCCATCCCTCAGGGGTCGAACCCCATCAGCACCCTCATGGCTGCCGACGGACACCCGTGGGCAGACGAGAACGGCCCGAAGTTCACCGACCCGAACTTCCGCGACGCGCTGCAGCTGCTCGTCGACCTGTCGAACAAGTACAAGGTTGCGAAGCCGCTCGAGGCAGCCGCGGGCGGCACTTTCCCCGACATCGACGCATTCAACACCGGTCAGTCGGCCATGGAGATGCAGGGGCTGTGGGATCTGCAGCACGCGCAGCAGAGCCTCGGCAAGGACAACGTCGGCATCGCCGTCATTCCGAGCAAGAGCGGCACCTCGAAGGGTTTCATCGGCGGATCGGGCTTCGGCATCACGAAGACCTGTGGCGACAAGCAGAAGGCATTCAAGGCCATCGAGGCGATGACGAGCAAGAGCGGACTCGAGTTCGTCACGAAGTCGCAGGCATCCGTGCCCGCGCGTATCGACGCCCTGGACGCATGGTCCACCAACGTCGGGTCGCCGGAGTTCACCACGGTGATCAAGCAGATGACCGGCGACGCGACGCCCTCGCCTGTTCCGTCGAACCAGGCTCAGATCGACACGCTTCTGACGCAGTACGAGGTGAACGCCTTCTCCGGTAAGAGCACGGTGACCGAGGTGCTGCAGCAGGTCAAGGCCGGCCTCGGACAATGA
- a CDS encoding SDR family oxidoreductase: MTASGARVLIAGAAGGVGRAVALAAASEGATVLLLGRDRNKLDAVRAEVAEAGGTAHVAVADATSAVQVDDAVAALRRDAGGIDVVVNAVGVNLKGRRLDELDEAGWRSVLDGNLTAAFFLTRAAVAGFRSDGGGLLIHISSVAALVPDLSGAAYQASKAGLAALARATALETGGDGVRVTTISPGLIDTGFVRHRAAPPTPEELAGALHPEDVADMCLAVIRMPARATVSEIVMRPTGR, encoded by the coding sequence GTGACAGCATCCGGAGCCAGAGTGCTCATCGCAGGCGCCGCCGGCGGGGTCGGCCGCGCCGTCGCCCTGGCGGCGGCGTCAGAGGGCGCGACCGTGCTGCTGCTCGGACGCGATCGCAACAAGCTCGATGCCGTGCGTGCAGAGGTGGCCGAGGCCGGAGGAACCGCACACGTCGCGGTCGCCGATGCGACCTCGGCGGTGCAGGTCGACGACGCCGTCGCGGCGCTGCGGCGCGACGCGGGCGGAATCGACGTCGTCGTGAATGCGGTCGGCGTCAATCTCAAAGGCCGTCGCCTCGACGAACTGGACGAAGCCGGCTGGCGCTCGGTGCTCGACGGCAACCTCACCGCAGCCTTCTTCCTCACCCGGGCGGCGGTTGCCGGTTTCCGTTCCGACGGTGGCGGACTGCTCATCCACATCTCCTCCGTCGCCGCTCTGGTTCCCGACCTCTCCGGAGCGGCGTACCAGGCCAGCAAGGCTGGTCTTGCCGCTCTCGCGCGCGCCACGGCTCTCGAGACCGGCGGCGACGGCGTGCGGGTCACGACGATCTCGCCGGGCCTCATCGACACCGGCTTCGTCCGCCACCGCGCAGCGCCGCCCACGCCCGAAGAGCTGGCGGGAGCACTACACCCGGAGGACGTCGCCGACATGTGTCTCGCCGTCATCCGGATGCCCGCCCGGGCGACCGTCAGCGAGATCGTCATGAGACCCACCGGGCGCTGA
- a CDS encoding RbsD/FucU family protein has product MITGPLVHPPLLEALASSGHGSGVLIADGNYPYLTATGPGVRLIHLNLRPGMLDVTAVLDAVLTVVNIESATVMQTPAGVSAPAQDDYARRLGSDVHIDKVDRFAFYERVRSPDVGVVIATGDERLYGNLLLTIGLR; this is encoded by the coding sequence ATGATCACCGGCCCGCTCGTCCACCCTCCGCTCTTGGAGGCGCTCGCCTCGTCCGGTCACGGCTCCGGGGTGCTGATCGCCGACGGGAACTATCCGTACCTGACCGCCACCGGACCCGGCGTGCGCCTGATCCACCTCAACCTGCGCCCCGGGATGCTCGACGTCACTGCTGTGCTCGACGCCGTGCTCACCGTCGTCAACATCGAATCGGCAACAGTCATGCAGACCCCGGCCGGGGTCTCAGCCCCGGCGCAGGACGACTATGCACGCAGGCTCGGCAGTGATGTGCATATCGACAAAGTCGACCGGTTCGCGTTCTACGAGCGGGTGCGCTCGCCGGATGTCGGCGTCGTCATCGCCACGGGGGACGAACGCCTGTACGGCAATCTGCTGCTCACGATCGGCCTGCGCTGA
- a CDS encoding TIM barrel protein has product MHELLYRCTKFSGRPPRDVPDEESDMPHIDPTTTWSVFTKPWREPRIGDLGELVATMGFDAVELPVRPGYQVTPDDVSTALPTAVRELARAGVAVSSIASGTDEATFAACAEAGVPLIRIMVPIGSGGYAATGADIRRTLAGLSERAERHGVRVAIQPHYDDYIADSSELFALLQDVDPRFVAAIWDAAHDALARKRPEHGLELLWPWLGMVNLKSAYYERVSSQGDPAWEPVFTDARSGMAEWGRAISYLVEHAFAGAICLTAEYTDESDLVAKVTRDLEYARSLRTAAQGVAGALR; this is encoded by the coding sequence TTGCACGAACTACTGTATCGTTGCACAAAATTTTCCGGGCGTCCTCCCCGCGACGTCCCTGACGAGGAGTCCGACATGCCACACATTGATCCCACGACGACCTGGAGCGTCTTCACCAAACCGTGGCGAGAGCCACGCATCGGCGATCTCGGCGAGCTGGTGGCGACCATGGGCTTCGACGCCGTCGAGCTACCCGTGCGGCCCGGCTATCAGGTGACGCCGGATGACGTGTCGACGGCCCTCCCGACGGCGGTGCGGGAACTCGCGCGAGCCGGGGTCGCCGTCTCCAGCATCGCCTCGGGTACGGACGAGGCGACGTTCGCCGCGTGTGCGGAGGCGGGCGTGCCGCTCATCCGAATCATGGTGCCCATCGGGTCCGGTGGCTACGCCGCAACGGGCGCGGACATACGCCGGACACTCGCCGGCCTCTCCGAAAGGGCCGAACGCCATGGCGTTCGGGTCGCGATCCAGCCGCACTACGACGACTACATCGCCGACTCTTCGGAGCTCTTCGCGCTGCTCCAGGACGTCGATCCCCGATTCGTCGCGGCGATCTGGGACGCGGCGCACGACGCCCTCGCTCGCAAGCGGCCGGAGCATGGTCTGGAACTGCTGTGGCCGTGGCTCGGGATGGTCAACCTCAAGAGCGCATACTACGAGCGGGTGTCTTCGCAGGGGGATCCTGCCTGGGAACCGGTCTTCACCGACGCCCGCAGCGGTATGGCGGAATGGGGTCGCGCGATCAGCTACCTCGTGGAGCATGCGTTCGCCGGCGCGATCTGCCTCACCGCGGAATACACGGACGAGAGCGACCTCGTCGCGAAAGTGACACGGGACCTCGAATACGCGCGAAGCCTGCGAACCGCTGCTCAGGGCGTCGCGGGGGCACTCCGATGA
- a CDS encoding alpha-L-fucosidase — protein MNLEPLDPTTLPAPVDVSDNRPALSMVDAVIEAGPYDATWESLSRYRAPQWYRDAKFGIFLHWGAFSVPAFGNEWYPRTMYQRGTPAFEHHVATYGPHDRFGYKDFLPHFRMEHYDPKEWVALFKRAGAQFVVPVAEHHDGYTMYDTARSRWKVTEVGPERDVMGDLFAAVDQAWLITGASTHRAEHWFFMNGGAQFDSDVRDPAYADLYGPALRKEMNPTERFLEDWLLRTVEIIDSYRPQILYFDTGIEEPSFEPYIRRLAAYYYNRAAEWGREVVINYKWESFRPGSAVLDIERGTMGGIRPDVWQNDTSVSRTSWSWVEGHDYKDASELIQELVDVVAKNGNLLLNIGPRHDGTIPQEEAALLEAVGDWLAVHGEAIYGSSPWVVFGEGPTAPAAGSFTDAAAAVYSAEDIRFTRMTEVGHDYVYGIGLVRPEDGRMRIRSFGSDSRFVDRPIVDVRILGSREQPEWIRTGEHLEVVLPDSEMAGPGGAVVRIELAPEAAETRIDFFHGLNI, from the coding sequence GTGAACCTCGAACCACTCGACCCCACGACGCTGCCGGCGCCGGTCGACGTGTCGGACAATCGTCCGGCGCTCTCGATGGTGGATGCCGTCATCGAAGCCGGGCCGTACGACGCTACGTGGGAGTCACTGTCCCGCTATCGCGCTCCGCAGTGGTACCGCGACGCCAAGTTCGGCATCTTCCTGCACTGGGGAGCCTTCTCGGTGCCGGCCTTCGGCAACGAGTGGTACCCGCGCACCATGTACCAGCGGGGCACGCCCGCGTTCGAGCACCACGTGGCGACATACGGACCGCACGACCGCTTCGGGTATAAAGACTTCCTTCCTCACTTCCGCATGGAGCACTACGACCCGAAGGAGTGGGTCGCGCTGTTCAAGCGGGCGGGCGCGCAGTTCGTGGTCCCGGTCGCGGAGCACCACGACGGCTACACGATGTACGACACCGCACGCTCGCGTTGGAAGGTGACCGAGGTGGGCCCGGAGCGCGACGTGATGGGAGATCTCTTCGCGGCCGTCGACCAGGCCTGGCTGATCACCGGTGCGTCGACCCACCGGGCGGAGCACTGGTTCTTCATGAATGGCGGAGCGCAGTTCGACTCCGACGTCCGCGATCCCGCGTACGCCGACCTGTACGGCCCTGCGCTGCGCAAGGAGATGAACCCCACCGAGCGGTTCCTTGAGGACTGGCTGCTGCGCACGGTCGAGATCATCGACTCCTACCGGCCACAGATCCTCTACTTCGACACCGGAATCGAGGAGCCGTCGTTCGAGCCATACATCCGCAGACTCGCCGCGTATTACTACAACCGTGCGGCGGAGTGGGGGCGCGAAGTCGTCATCAACTACAAGTGGGAGTCCTTTCGGCCCGGTTCAGCGGTGCTGGACATCGAGCGCGGCACGATGGGCGGCATCCGGCCGGACGTCTGGCAGAACGACACGTCGGTGTCGCGGACGTCGTGGAGCTGGGTGGAGGGGCACGACTACAAGGACGCCTCCGAGCTCATCCAGGAGCTCGTCGATGTGGTCGCGAAGAACGGAAACCTCCTCCTCAACATCGGCCCCCGGCACGACGGGACCATCCCCCAGGAGGAGGCGGCGCTTCTGGAGGCTGTCGGCGACTGGCTGGCCGTGCACGGTGAAGCGATCTACGGCTCCAGTCCGTGGGTCGTGTTCGGTGAGGGGCCGACGGCTCCCGCTGCCGGATCGTTCACCGACGCAGCGGCGGCCGTGTACAGCGCGGAGGACATCCGGTTCACGAGGATGACCGAGGTCGGCCACGATTACGTCTACGGGATCGGGCTCGTCCGTCCGGAGGACGGCCGCATGCGGATCCGCAGCTTCGGTTCAGACAGCCGATTCGTCGACCGTCCGATCGTCGATGTGCGGATTCTGGGCTCGCGGGAGCAGCCGGAGTGGATCCGCACGGGCGAGCATTTGGAGGTCGTGCTTCCCGATTCCGAGATGGCAGGCCCCGGTGGCGCCGTCGTGCGAATCGAGTTGGCGCCGGAGGCTGCCGAGACGCGCATCGACTTCTTCCACGGACTGAACATCTAG